The genomic window TTAAAACCAGAAAATGGACTGATGACAAAGGAATGGAACGTTATTCTACAGAGATACAATGTACCGATTTTACTTTTTTAACCAACAAAAATGAACAGCAAGTACAATCGCCAGCCGCACAACAATCAACTCAACCTCAGCAATCTACTCAAAACAGTGTAGTACCTGAAGAGGATGACGATTTACCATTTTAATTAAATTAGTTTTATTTTGGACCCAGAACCCTCGGTTTTACTTTCAAATTTATTAGTTACCAATACGTCTTTTATAACTAGTATCATTTTACTTCTTATACTATTAGTATGTTCTGCCCTTATTTCGGGTGCAGAAGTGGCACTGTTTTCATTAACCAAATCTAATATTGATAAAGGTATTGAGGAGAACTCCTCAGCAATGCAAATTATTGCATCATTACTAGAGCGACCAAAAAAGCTTTTAGCAACCATCCTTGTTGCTAATAACTTTATAAATATTGCTATTGTTTTGCTATTTGCATTTATAGGAGAAACACTTTTTAAGGACATTATAAACCCTATTATTAGATTTTTACTAGAAGTTGTTTCTGCTACTTTCCTCATTTTATTATTTGGCGAAATTATTCCGAAGATATACGCAAGTAGAAATAGCGTGAAATTTGCTTCTTTTATGGCAAGACCTTTAAAGGTTTTGGATGTCATATTTTCTCCAATAAGCCTTCCTATGCGTTACACTACACTTAAAATTCAGGAACGCTTTGGCAAGCAACGTTCTAATCTAAGTGTAGACCAGCTGTCTCAAGCATTAGAGCTCACTAACGATGAAGACACAACACAAGAAGAACAAAAGTTATTACAAGGTATTGTATCTTTTGGAAATACAGATACCAAACAAGTAATGCGCCCACGAATGGACTTGTTTGCACTTAATATTGATACACCTTTTGAAACCATTATACAAGAAATTGTAGATAACGGCTATTCTAGGATTCCTGTTTACGAAGAAAGTATAGATGATGTTAAAGGTGTTTTGTATGTTAAGGATCTTTTGCCTCATCTCAACAAGAAGCAATTTAAATGGACAACCTTACTTAGAGAACCGTTTTTTGTTCCTGAAAACAAAAAACTAGATGATCTAATGGTCGAGTTTCAAACAAAGAAAGTGCACTTAGCAGTAGTTGTAGATGAATACGGAGGCACTTCTGGTTTGGTGTCTTTAGAAGATATTATTGAAGAAATTGTAGGAGATATTAGTGATGAATATGATGATGAAGATTTGGTTTATACAAAACTAGACGACAATAACTATAGTTTTGAAGGTAAAACTCCTTTAAAGGACGTATATAAAATCCTTGATTTTGAAGATAATGAAGCTGAAGATTATGAAAGCAGAAAAGGTGAAGCCGAAACACTTGCTGGTTTTGTTTTAGAAATTTCTGGAGGTTTTCCTAGAGTTGGAAGTAAAATAAATTTCAAAAATTACGTTTTTACTATTGAAGCCTTGGAGCGTAAACGTATAAAACAAATTAAACTCACCTTGCTTAACACCAATAAATGAAACGTATCGTATTACCAATAATAAGTCTTTTTATGTTAGGTTGTGGCAACGACCCATTACCAAAACCTAAAGGTTATTTACGCTTAGAATATCCTGAGGCTGAATATAAAAAAGTGGCTTCATCACTACCTTTTACTTTCGAAGAAAATGAATTGCTAGCATCTACATCTAAAGTAAAATCTTCTGGTGAAACAAAAGGATTAAACGTAAAATACCCTTCCTTAAAGGCAACCATCTATCTAAGCTATAAAGAAGTAGATAATGATAATTTAGACAGTCTTCTGCGCGATGCACAAAACCTTACGCAAAAGCATACTATTAAAGCAGATGAGATAACTTACAAACCTTTTGAAAACCCTAAAGACAAAGTTTATGGTATGTTATATGAAGTAGGTGGTGATGCTGCTTCTCAATCTCAATTCTATGTTACAGATAGCACAAAGCACTTTTTGAGTGGTTCTTTGTATTTCTATGCAAAACCAAATTATGATTCTATTTATCCAGCTTCAGAATATCTTAAGAAAGATATTAAACGCTTAATGGAATCTATAAAGTGGAAAGAAAATTAATCTAAAGTTTAGTAATAAAAAAAGCAGCCGATTGGCTGCTTTTTTTATTACTGTGAAGTGATTAGTTACTCTTGGTAAACCCATTCACCGCCCATCTTTATTACAGCAAAATCTTCAGTACCATTACTACCATTATAGATATCTATAGTAACAATATATTTTTGCTCTTCTTCTGCTGAAGGATCTAAAGCATCTAAAACAATATTTATAGCTTCAAGAACCATAGGATTCGTCCATTCTGCTGGATTCCCGGATCTTCTATCCATATTTCCATAATTATCCATACTCGTTGTAGCTTCAGGATAATCAGAACTTAATGCAGCAACTATAGCCGCATAATCATCAGGACCCATCGTGTATCTAATAGTGTTATCTGGTACCCAAACACCGTCTTCGAATCCAAATTGTAACGTTGTAGAAATTACACTCTCATGACCTGACCATACTCCATTCATATATGTATAAGAATTACCTCTTATTTGAGCTCCACTTGAACTTGAGTAATAATCATAAATTACTAACAATTCATCCTCTTCTTGAGCATAAGGGAATGTTAACTCTAAGAATGTTGGTAAATAGTTGTCTGGTGGTATTGAACTTCCGAAATTGTTATATTGTCCTGGTTGACCAGATCCTTCACCCATAGAGTCAAAATCATCTGAACTCAAGTAATAAACTCCTTCAACAGCTTCCCAAGCACCTCCTGAATACATAAAGTACTCACCTTTTGAGTTTGTATCACCTGTAGCACCTAATGTCTTAATTTTTAAGCTTTCAATTCTCCATCTTGCAGCGTCAGTATCTGAAGATTCATATCTAAAAGCAACATTGATAACTTGACCATCGTAAGCAGAAAAATCGTAATCTTCTGAAGATGCCATATCTCCTGTAGCAGGATTTGCTAATATAATTTCGTCCCAAGTAGCAGCTAAAACATCACCTGAATAATCTGTAGATACAAATATCTTTAATAAAGATGCATCACCAGCATAGTCTAACTCTTGAGTAATTTGAAATTTAAGGTCACTTTCGCCTGTTAAATCGATTGTTGGAGACACCAACCATTCTGTATTTGCAACTTGGCCACCAAAGAAACTATTACCTTGAACGTAACCCGATTGAGAAGTCCAAACATCATCTCCACCAAATTCTTCAGCAACAGTCCAACCTTCTAAACTTCCTGCAAAGTTGTAAGATACTAAATCCGCTAAACCAACTTCTGGCTCTTCAGTGTATTGATCGTATTTTGCTAAAACGATTTGTCCTTCTTCTGGACTTGCAATTTGAGTATCTAAGATTGCTGGTATTTCATCTGTAGCATCTACATCTGGATAGAATCCAAAAGCATCACTTCCAGTTGTTGCATAATCAGAATTTGTAAACTCATATATGTCAGCGTTTGTATAATCACTAACACCTTCTGCAGAACCTATGTATAGTTCATAACCTACTAATACCTGAGATCCTTCACCCCAAAATGGATACATTTCCTCTAACAATTGAGGTATAGAATCCTTAGCTTGTTGTTCTGAATCAAAACTTCCAAAACCTAATCCTAAGGCATCGTAATCATCACTAGTTAATGTATAACTATCAGTACCAATAATTGGATCAGCACTCGTATCTAAGCCATCGTAGATGTCTTCCATTGGATTACAACCTACGAAGATTGTTCCAAAAATTGCTAAGCAATAAATTATTCTTTTCATTTTAATTGTTTTTTTTAAAAGTTAACTCTAAGACCTACACTATAAGTTCTTCCAGGACCATAATAAACTTGTGCTGTTGAAGCAGTACCATCTATATCGTTAGCATCTGAAACATATTCTGTGTTAAACACGTTGTTTATTTTACCTGTTAAAGTAGCTTCAAATGATCCCATTTCGAATGTATGTCTCATACCTAAATCAAATAAGCCAAAATCAGGAAGTTTCCAAACATCATTTGTATTACTACTACTTCTATTAGTAACATCATAAGAAGCATAGTTATCACCTGCAAAATTATAATCTAAATAAATATTAGATTTTGGAGCTAATTGGTAATCTGCTCCTAATGCAAATGTAGTTTGTGCTGCATCACCCACTTTAATTCCGTCAGCATAAACTTCTATAGGATCACCTACTTGTTCACCTGCCTGGTCTCTAACAATTGCAGAAACATTACTTTTCCACTTCCAATCTCCTAAAGAAGCCATACCTGTAATTGTTAAATCATCAGTTGCTTTATATCTGAAATCCAATTCAATACCTTGGTGTAATGCGTCTATACCTAAAACATTGTAAAAGAAGATATCATCACCTGTTCCTATTGATCCAGAATAAGATTTATCTAACCAATTTGTGTAGTAAATATTAACATTAGCACTTAATTTCTCACTACGGAAACCATATCCTAACTCAGCACTAAATACCTTCTCATTAACTGCATCTTCGTTAGCATCAATACCATCTTCATCTAAAAATACAGAATCTAAAAATGGAGGTCTTGAGAAGTAACCTACATTAACAAATATATTGTTTTTAGAATCTAAATTGTAGTTACCACCACCTTTGAAACCGTATCCTACAAAATTAACAGCATCTGATGATCTACTACCAGTTATAGTATTGTTCATATATTCTTTTTGTTTGTAACTACTGTTAGAAACATCAGCTGCTACAAAAATATTGAAGGCATCAGTAACTTGATATTCCGCTTGACCAAAAAGTCCATATCTTACTACGACACCATCATAGTCTTTATTATACTTATCCCCAACTTTTAATGGTTTTCCGAAAGCAAAAGTGTCTGTTTCATTATCTAAAAAGAATTGACCTCCTAATAAATCATCAACTTGGTACCAGTGAGATCCAACATAGTAACGACCATCAAAACCACCAGAAATAGTCAAGTTATCATTAACTCTATTCTTATATGTAGATAAAACTCCATACCATTCGTGAGAGTTTCTAGAAGAAGATATGATATCTGTTGAACCATTTACACCATTAGCTCTGTTCTCTTCAACAATTCTATCGAAATCAATAGGTTGTAAACCTGATGATCCTATTCTGTATTCATCCGAACCAATCTTAGTACCTTCATCTCTTCTACCTCCACCTGAACCGAAAGAAGCATACAATGCAGTAGATAAAGCCGATTTATCATTTATATTCCATAAGTGATTTATAGACATTTGAGGCTTGTGGTAAAAGTTGAATGATTGATGGTAAACCTCTCCGTTTTTATATCCCCAATCTTTGTTTGCTCTTCTTGGACCTGAGTCAGTACTTTGAAGCTCTGCTATTGTAGAACGGTTATAACGCTGACCATGCTCTTGTTGAGCACCAAAGGCTGTAAAAGATAATCTGTGAGCATCATTTATTTGCTGAGATAAGCTAACAAAATAGTTATATCCTGAAAATTCAGTTCCGTCTACATAACCATCACCTCCGATTTTTGAGGCACTAACTGTAGCAGCAAATCCTTTGTCTGAAAGACCTGTTGAATAAGTCATTCCATATTTTAAATAACCATTGTTAGCTACGCTAGATATAATACTCCCACCTTTTACAGCATCGGTAGTTTTTGTGATAATATTTATAGTACCACCTACTGAAGACACTGCCACTTTAGAAGCTCCTAATCCTCTTTGAACCTGCATAGTTGACGTTACATCTCCTAAACCAGCCCAGTTACTCCAATATACTCTACCATTTTCCATATCATTTACAGGAACACCATTAATCATTACAGCAACGTTTTCAGAATCAAAACCTCTTAAGTTGATTCTACCGTCACCATAACCACCACCTGCTCTGGTAGCATAAACACCTGGTGTAGCTTTTAAAATTTCTGGAAATTCTTGAGTACTTAACTTTAAAGCAATCTCACTAGCCTTAATTGTAGAAACCGCTACAGGAGTCTTTCTATCAACTGCAACAGAAGCTACAAGCAATATTTCATCTAGACCAACTTCACTAGATACTAAAGTAATAGTACCTAAATCGGCATCACCATTAAAAGCAATAGTTTGAGAAATATATCCCACATAAGAGATTACAAGCTCACCTGAACTAGAATCTGGAGTAATGGTAAAATTACCATCAAAATCTGTAGTTGCACCATTAGTTGTACCCTTTACTAACACGTTAGCACCAGGTAATGGTGAACTTGACTCGCCTTCTATTACCTTACCTGTAATAGTTGCTTGAGCAAACGCCACTGTAGTGAATAGCATCATTACAGCCGCAAATAAAAATTGGTTAAATTTTTTCATATAAAATTTAAGTTAATTGGTTTTTTTTATCAGCGCAAAATTACGCATTACTCTAACTGTAACATTAACTAAACGTTAACAATTAGTCGACGTGAAGTTAATTATTGATTCGTCAATACTATGCGTGCACAATTAAAATTTATCAAAACTTTTTAACAAATTTTAACGATTTTTCTTGTAAAAGTTAACTAAATTAAGAGTTGAAGCATCGTGATGTGCAGAATCCACGTCATCAACAAGCTCTTTTAGGATAGTTTTTGCCAATTGCTTACCAAGCTCTACTCCAAACTGGTCGTAGCTATAAATATTCCAAATAATGCCCTGTACAAAGATTTTATGCTCGTACATTGCTATAAGTTTACCTAAACTTTCTGGTGTTAATTTTTGAATTAATATTGAAGTTGTTGGTTTATTTCCTTCAAAAATTTTAAACGGAAGTAGTTTTTGTTTTTCTTCTTCAGACAGTTTTGATCCCTCAAACTCAGCTAATACTTCTTCCTCTGTTTTTCCGTTCATTAAAGCTTCGGTCTGGGCGAAGTAATTAGACATCAACTTATCATGATGGTCTTTATTTCCATATAACGATTTTATAAAACCAATAAAATCTGCAGGTATTAATTTGGTTCCCTGATGTATTAACTGAAAAAAAGCATGTTGAGAATTTGTTCCTGGTTCTCCCCAAATTATAGTACCAGTTTGATAATTTACAACATCTCCTGCTCTATCCACATACTTTCCGTTACTTTCCATAATGCCTTGTTGCAGATAGGTTGCAAACTGATTGAGGTATTGTGTGTAAGGAATAATAGCTTCGCTTTCGGCATTAAAAAAGTTATTGTACCATACTGTTAGCAAAGCAGATATTACAGGAATGTTATTATTAAAATCTGTTGTTCTAAAATGCTCATCCATTTTATGAGCACCAAGCAATAAATTTTCAAAATTGTCATAGCCTATTGATAAACTAATAGATAAACCTACCGCACTCCAAAGTGAAAAACGTCCACCAACCCAATCTTTCATTGGGAAAATATTATCTTCATCTATCCCAAAAGCTTTTACACTTTCAATATTTGTGGATACCGCAACAAAATGGCTCGCAACAGCCTCTTCTGGTTGCGATTCTAAAAACCATGCTCTGATTGAGTTGGCATTCGATAAGGTTTCTTGTGTTGTAAATGTTTTAGAAACAATAACAAAAAGAGTGGTCTCCGGGTTTAAGTTCTTTATAATTTCTTTATAATGATCTCCGTCTACGTTACTTACAAAGTGAGTATCTAAGTGATTCTTGTAATATTGAAGTGAATCTACAACCATTGCAGGTCCAAGATCTGAACCTCCAATGCCAATATTTACAATATCTGTTATTGTTTTTCCTGAATGCCCTTTATGTTTTCCGCTTACAACAGCTTGTGTAAAGTCTTTTATTTTTTGTTTTACTTCAAAAACTTCTGGGATTACATTTACACCATCTACATACACTTTAGAATTCTCTTGA from Winogradskyella sp. MH6 includes these protein-coding regions:
- the pgi gene encoding glucose-6-phosphate isomerase; translated protein: MALKSTNPTTTNSWKKLQTHFETIKSAQLKELFKSNPKRAEELTVKWDDFYVDFSKNRITQETLDTLIELANEVDLKDAIAKYFEGDIINATEGRAVLHTALRAQENSKVYVDGVNVIPEVFEVKQKIKDFTQAVVSGKHKGHSGKTITDIVNIGIGGSDLGPAMVVDSLQYYKNHLDTHFVSNVDGDHYKEIIKNLNPETTLFVIVSKTFTTQETLSNANSIRAWFLESQPEEAVASHFVAVSTNIESVKAFGIDEDNIFPMKDWVGGRFSLWSAVGLSISLSIGYDNFENLLLGAHKMDEHFRTTDFNNNIPVISALLTVWYNNFFNAESEAIIPYTQYLNQFATYLQQGIMESNGKYVDRAGDVVNYQTGTIIWGEPGTNSQHAFFQLIHQGTKLIPADFIGFIKSLYGNKDHHDKLMSNYFAQTEALMNGKTEEEVLAEFEGSKLSEEEKQKLLPFKIFEGNKPTTSILIQKLTPESLGKLIAMYEHKIFVQGIIWNIYSYDQFGVELGKQLAKTILKELVDDVDSAHHDASTLNLVNFYKKNR
- the gldD gene encoding gliding motility lipoprotein GldD, yielding MKRIVLPIISLFMLGCGNDPLPKPKGYLRLEYPEAEYKKVASSLPFTFEENELLASTSKVKSSGETKGLNVKYPSLKATIYLSYKEVDNDNLDSLLRDAQNLTQKHTIKADEITYKPFENPKDKVYGMLYEVGGDAASQSQFYVTDSTKHFLSGSLYFYAKPNYDSIYPASEYLKKDIKRLMESIKWKEN
- a CDS encoding choice-of-anchor J domain-containing protein, which produces MKRIIYCLAIFGTIFVGCNPMEDIYDGLDTSADPIIGTDSYTLTSDDYDALGLGFGSFDSEQQAKDSIPQLLEEMYPFWGEGSQVLVGYELYIGSAEGVSDYTNADIYEFTNSDYATTGSDAFGFYPDVDATDEIPAILDTQIASPEEGQIVLAKYDQYTEEPEVGLADLVSYNFAGSLEGWTVAEEFGGDDVWTSQSGYVQGNSFFGGQVANTEWLVSPTIDLTGESDLKFQITQELDYAGDASLLKIFVSTDYSGDVLAATWDEIILANPATGDMASSEDYDFSAYDGQVINVAFRYESSDTDAARWRIESLKIKTLGATGDTNSKGEYFMYSGGAWEAVEGVYYLSSDDFDSMGEGSGQPGQYNNFGSSIPPDNYLPTFLELTFPYAQEEDELLVIYDYYSSSSGAQIRGNSYTYMNGVWSGHESVISTTLQFGFEDGVWVPDNTIRYTMGPDDYAAIVAALSSDYPEATTSMDNYGNMDRRSGNPAEWTNPMVLEAINIVLDALDPSAEEEQKYIVTIDIYNGSNGTEDFAVIKMGGEWVYQE
- a CDS encoding gliding motility-associated protein GldE codes for the protein MDPEPSVLLSNLLVTNTSFITSIILLLILLVCSALISGAEVALFSLTKSNIDKGIEENSSAMQIIASLLERPKKLLATILVANNFINIAIVLLFAFIGETLFKDIINPIIRFLLEVVSATFLILLFGEIIPKIYASRNSVKFASFMARPLKVLDVIFSPISLPMRYTTLKIQERFGKQRSNLSVDQLSQALELTNDEDTTQEEQKLLQGIVSFGNTDTKQVMRPRMDLFALNIDTPFETIIQEIVDNGYSRIPVYEESIDDVKGVLYVKDLLPHLNKKQFKWTTLLREPFFVPENKKLDDLMVEFQTKKVHLAVVVDEYGGTSGLVSLEDIIEEIVGDISDEYDDEDLVYTKLDDNNYSFEGKTPLKDVYKILDFEDNEAEDYESRKGEAETLAGFVLEISGGFPRVGSKINFKNYVFTIEALERKRIKQIKLTLLNTNK
- a CDS encoding TonB-dependent receptor, whose protein sequence is MKKFNQFLFAAVMMLFTTVAFAQATITGKVIEGESSSPLPGANVLVKGTTNGATTDFDGNFTITPDSSSGELVISYVGYISQTIAFNGDADLGTITLVSSEVGLDEILLVASVAVDRKTPVAVSTIKASEIALKLSTQEFPEILKATPGVYATRAGGGYGDGRINLRGFDSENVAVMINGVPVNDMENGRVYWSNWAGLGDVTSTMQVQRGLGASKVAVSSVGGTINIITKTTDAVKGGSIISSVANNGYLKYGMTYSTGLSDKGFAATVSASKIGGDGYVDGTEFSGYNYFVSLSQQINDAHRLSFTAFGAQQEHGQRYNRSTIAELQSTDSGPRRANKDWGYKNGEVYHQSFNFYHKPQMSINHLWNINDKSALSTALYASFGSGGGRRDEGTKIGSDEYRIGSSGLQPIDFDRIVEENRANGVNGSTDIISSSRNSHEWYGVLSTYKNRVNDNLTISGGFDGRYYVGSHWYQVDDLLGGQFFLDNETDTFAFGKPLKVGDKYNKDYDGVVVRYGLFGQAEYQVTDAFNIFVAADVSNSSYKQKEYMNNTITGSRSSDAVNFVGYGFKGGGNYNLDSKNNIFVNVGYFSRPPFLDSVFLDEDGIDANEDAVNEKVFSAELGYGFRSEKLSANVNIYYTNWLDKSYSGSIGTGDDIFFYNVLGIDALHQGIELDFRYKATDDLTITGMASLGDWKWKSNVSAIVRDQAGEQVGDPIEVYADGIKVGDAAQTTFALGADYQLAPKSNIYLDYNFAGDNYASYDVTNRSSSNTNDVWKLPDFGLFDLGMRHTFEMGSFEATLTGKINNVFNTEYVSDANDIDGTASTAQVYYGPGRTYSVGLRVNF